A genomic segment from Spinacia oleracea cultivar Varoflay chromosome 3, BTI_SOV_V1, whole genome shotgun sequence encodes:
- the LOC110787370 gene encoding COP1-interacting protein 7: MKLMKSSTRLDSIVFQLTPTRTRCDLVINANEKSEKIASGLLKPFLAHLKAAEEQIGKGGYSIVLELKHGNGAAWFTKGTVERFVRFVSSPEILERVCTIESEILQIEKAISLQNSNDNGLHNVEDLPVKSEERLEGTKPSSGSNEEKAIVLYQPTSNQSEEDASTVHENSKVQLIQVLETRKTMLQKEQGMAFARAVAASFDIDNIDDLLAFAECFGASRMMDACKKFLDLWKAKHESGQWVEVEAADAVSCRSDMPSTNAAGIVFLGPSEQKEFKESSPQGEIGSEKKGMSCAPSPDQVQPNPHEYSPGQFPHPMYPHWQMHPQANGMPVFQPYPMQGMPYYQNYMGQSPYFQPPYSAHDDSRLHSGRKTRQRRHSMDSRDMSAEFESEEIDASGRTQDDITDEDDSVSRKPKNKIGKTSRKKTVVIRNLNYITSAKQGSSDSDPQSCSDSGTDDEEQMKVDEKRKLKKKGVYKSDDPQKASAKEERLSGQVGDDGNWQAFQNFLLTDADENNNSARSNMFAMEGKVQGKKRQSAIRDDSSALGMHKIGEIRDVDMGESLDIAGDATCVRKPMDDQMLSYGQDPNLRHNSKNDMQFMESEGRRGVHRRSVDTNLEYVANRQEKLTDAWDPSLDPVIRNGFQGTSHTNNKGSSCGIRDESFMVLQRAGSSDQVIGNGRTAMDMDCELPLALHKTDDHTYEPNVLNIIPNRVMEDRSNGYDPAMDFEFQAQIKDAAKLSGNEKEVAIDAKEGTRKTVKDQKLRAEKKPTGSTRREKTSKLSPAEDARARAEKLRAYKADLQKLKKEKEEEQMKRIEALKIERQKRIAAKSGANPSQTQLPSQQAKRQMPKLSPVSQKGSKFSDTEPGSRSPLQRSTLRFISKVSPDSSKTSRSGRLNIVSSTSGNRLTRSASLLSSRKEEKNGVTPDSKATMSRIRRLSEPKVTVHRISSGKTGNAEVVSRYKASERKVSSTANVDKVKSSAVPELKVRTSKTSAVTVQRKSIKDMSQKSNDKTLPSSVANAKRSRNSANISPQRDVDDNTVVEKTVVMLECEKPSAPTFHSPVDKLSVQTMQSHSYNDTAVPPPASPINVKEVDRDTSDCVVKGQSQIRLDETEKVSPNLSSVDTEKKPYQPPHARVSSLEDPCMSESVYGKTPLTSIEMATTDTDVKTAKVHVSDTQKPSLVISEADSGKSSKGFKRLLMFGKKNSGSSERNMESDKVTLEGSAIDANALNGSSTEAFTVKNLLSQEEGSSAGTTPKKSSRPFSLLSHFRSKNSEKKLSI; encoded by the exons ATGAAGCTAATGAAATCCAGTACTCGACTTGATTCTATTGTCTTCCAGCTCACACCCACTAGAACCAG GTGTGATCTAGTAATAAATGCTAATGAGAAAAGTGAGAAGATTGCATCAGGGTTGCTGAAACCTTTCCTAGCTCATTTAAAGGCAGCCGAGGAGCAGATTGGGAAAGGAGGATATTCTATTGTCCTTGAACTAAAGCATGGAAATGGTGCAGCATGGTTTACGAAGGGAACAGTGGAAAG GTTTGTCCGTTTTGTGAGTAGTCCAGAGATCCTTGAGCGGGTCTGCACTATAGAATCTGAAATCTTACAGATTGAAAAAGCAATATCTCTTCAAAATAGTAATGATAACGGATTGCACAAT GTAGAAGACCTTCCAGTAAAGTCTGAGGAAAGGCTTGAAG GCACCAAGCCTTCATCGGGCAGTAATGAGGAGAAAGCAATTGTGCTCTACCAG CCTACCAGCAACCAATCAGAGGAAGATGCATCTACCGTACATGAGAATTCGAA AGTCCAACTTATACAAGTTCTCGAGACACGTAAAACTATGCTACAAAAAGAGCAAGGCATGGCTTTTGCACGTGCTGTTGCTGCTAGCTTTGACATTGATAACATAGACGATCTGCTTGCTTTTGCTGAATGTTTTGGGGCTTCACGTATGAT GGATGCGTGCAAAAAGTTTTTGGACTTATGGAAGGCAAAGCATGAAAGTGGTCAGTGGGTTGAGGTTGAAGCAGCCGATGCAGTGTCTTGCCGGTCAGACATGCCTAGTACAAATGCAGCAGGTATTGTGTTTCTGGGCCCAAGCGAACAGAAGGAATTCAAGGAATCAAGCCCCCAGGGTGAGATTGGTTCTGAAAAGAAGGGGATGTCATGTGCGCCTAGTCCAG ATCAAGTACAACCAAATCCCCATGAATACAGCCCGGGCCAGTTTCCACATCCCATGTACCCACACTGGCAAATGCATCCTCAAGCTAATGGCATGCCAGTCTTTCAACCATATCCCATGCAGGGTATGCCTTACTATCAGAACTATATGGGGCAGAGCCCATATTTCCAACCACCTTATTCCGCACATGATGATTCAAGATTACATTCTGGTCGGAAAACAAGACAGAGAAGGCATTCAATGGATAGCAGAGACATGAGTGCTGAATTTGAATCTGAAGAGATAGATGCTTCCGGAAGAACGCAGGATGATATTACAGATGAAGATGATTCAGTGAGTAGGAAACCCAAGAATAAAATTGGCAAGACTTCCAGGAAGAAAACTGTTGTTATCCGTAATCTTAACTACATTACTTCTGCGAAGCAAGGCTCTTCAGATAGTGATCCTCAATCTTGTTCAGATTCCGGAACCGAtgacgaggaacaaatgaaggTTGATGAAAAGAGAAAACTGAAAAAGAAAGGAGTCTATAAGTCAGATGATCCACAAAAAGCAAGTGCTAAGGAAGAAAGACTGTCTGGACAGGTAGGGGATGATGGAAATTGGCAAGCCTTCCAGAACTTCTTACTTACAGATGCTGATGAAAATAACAATTCAGCAAGAAGCAACATGTTTGCAATGGAAGGTAAAGTTCAAGGAAAAAAGCGGCAATCTGCTATCAGGGATGACTCATCTGCTCTAGGAATGCATAAAATTGGTGAAATCCGTGATGTAGACATGGGTGAAAGTCTTGATATTGCTGGAGATGCAACCTGTGTGCGGAAACCTATGGATGATCAAATGTTGAGTTATGGTCAAGATCCAAACTTGAGGCATAATAGTAAAAATGATATGCAGTTTATGGAATCAGAGGGTCGAAGGGGTGTTCACAGGAGATCTGTGGATACAAACTTAGAATATGTAGCCAACCGACAAGAAAAGCTGACAGATGCGTGGGACCCTTCCCTAGATCCTGTCATCAGAAATGGGTTTCAGGGTACATCTCATACCAATAATAAGGGTTCATCATGCGGTATTCGTGACGAGTCTTTCATGGTCTTGCAAAGAGCAGGCTCATCAGATCAAGTTATAGGTAATGGCAGGACAGCTATGGATATGGATTGCGAGCTACCTTTGGCGCTTCACAAGACAGATGATCACACTTACGAGCCAAATGTTTTAAATATAATACCTAATCGTGTGATGGAGGATCGGTCTAATGGTTATGACCCAGCTATGGATTTTGAGTTTCAGGCTCAAATTAAAGATGCTGCCAAACTGAGTGGTAACGAAAAGGAAGTTGCTATAGATGCCAAAGAAGGGACAAGGAAGACAGTCAAGGATCAAAAGTTAAGGGCTGAGAAAAAACCCACAGGGAGTACAAGGAGAGAAAAAACTTCTAAGCTGAGCCCCGCTGAAGATGCTCGAGCTCGCGCAGAAAAGCTGCGAGCTTATAAGGCTGATCTACAAAAGTTAAAGAAGGAAAAG gaagaggaacaaatgaaaagaatagAAGCGTTAAAGATAGAGAGGCAAAAAAGAATTGCTGCTAAAAGTGGTGCTAATCCTTCTCAGACACAATTGCCGTCACAACAGGCTAAGAGACAGATGCCCAAGCTTTCCCCCGTCTCTCAGAAAGGCTCAAAGTTCAGTGACACAGAGCCAGGGTCACGTTCACCGTTACAGAGATCAACATTAAGATTTATATCTAAAGTATCACCTGATTCCAGTAAGACTTCTAGGTCTGGAAGGTTAAATATTGTAAGCAGCACCAGTGGAAATAGGTTAACTAGATCAGCTTCATTATTGAGCTCAAGGAAGGAAGAGAAAAATGGTGTCACACCAGATTCAAAGGCAACAATGTCTAGAATCAGAAGACTGTCTGAGCCTAAAGTCACTGTTCATCGCATTTCTTCAGGAAAGACTGGAAATGCTGAAGTAGTCTCAAGATATAAAGCATCTGAAAGGAAGGTTTCTTCCACTGCAAACGTTGACAAAGTGAAGTCTTCAGCTGTTCCGGAACTGAAGGTTAGAACATCCAAGACATCCGCAGTTACCGTCCAGAGAAAATCAATTAAAGATATGTCCCAGAAGTCGAATGACAAAACTCTCCCTAGCAGTGTTGCAAATGCTAAACGGAGTAGGAACAGTGCTAACATTTCACCCCAGAGGGATGTAGATGACAACACAGTAGTTGAAAAGACAGTTGTAATGCTTGAATGTGAGAAACCTTCTGCACCAACTTTCCATTCCCCTGTAGATAAATTAAGCGTCCAAACTATGCAGTCTCATTCCTACAATGATACAGCCGTCCCTCCACCAGCTTCGCCTATTAACGTGAAAGAAGTTGACCGAGATACATCAGATTGCGTGGTCAAGGGGCAATCTCAGATCCGCTTGGATGAG ACAGAAAAGGTGTCCCCAAACTTATCCTCGGTTGACACTGAAAAAAAACCATATCAACCACCCCATGCTCGGGTCTCCTCCCTAGAGGACCCCTGCATGTCTGAGTCAGTTTACGGGAAGACACCACTAACAAGCATAGAAATGGCAACAACAGATACAGATGTGAAGACCGCCAAAGTACACGTATCTGATACTCAGAAGCCAAGCCTGGTTATATCAGAAGCTGATTCAGGGAAATCATCAAAAGGTTTTAAAAGGCTGTTGATGTTTGGAAAGAAGAACTCGGGTTCAAGTGAACGTAATATGGAGTCAGATAAAGTAACTCTTGAGGGTTCTGCAATTGACGCAAATGCATTAAATGGTTCTTCTACAGAAG CTTTTACTGTGAAAAATCTTCTTTCTCAAGAGGAGGGCTCGAGTGCTGGCACTACTCCAAAGAAGT CTTCTCGACCATTCTCATTGTTGTCACATTTTCGAAGTAAGAACAGTGAGAAGAAGTTGTCCATATAA
- the LOC110787369 gene encoding putative protein phosphatase 2C-like protein 44: protein MKLPHIFFKFQAFRWKSLLKGGDGVDGSKNVKKPSWMVPISHGYHIVEGRSWRGEDEELEKPDNVVVQREEIDNLELWFYGVSDAGVGDGISRYLQSNLFDRKLKENLMIRKSKETMKKAYLDARTKLESDKQEKIVNAGSASAMIVNGEKIVMAQMGGYRAIVCRDGMAHQLGETHQYRGKRHWPHRLISGALRIPKVSIQACHSGKEPNRTQGNTSELITVTERIDSETEFIILASIGISEVMRNQEAVDLIRHIDDPQEAAESLAREALARMSKSNISCVVIRFD, encoded by the exons ATGAAACTCCCACACATATTTTTCAAGTTCCAG GCATTCAGGTGGAAGAGTTTGCTTAAGGGGGGTGATGGTGTTGATGGGTCTAAAAATGTGAAGAAACCATCATGGATGGTGCCAATCTCACATGGTTATCATATTGTCGAGGGTCGATCATGGAGAGGAGAAGATGAAGAGTTAGAAAAACCAGACAATGTTGTTGTACAAAGAGAAGAAATTGACAATCTTGAGTTGTGGTTTTATGGTGTTTCAGATGCTGGTGTTGGTGATGGCATCAGTAGGTACTTACAGTCAAATCTTTTTGACAGGAAACTAAAGGAG AATCTGATGATTAGAAAGAGCAAAGAAACAATGAAAAAGGCTTACCTTGATGCAAGAACAAAGCTCGAGAGTGATAAACAGGAGAAGATAGTAAATGCTGGTTCTGCATCTGCAATGATCGTTAATGGAGAAAAGATTGTGATGGCTCAGATGGGTGGTTACAGAGCTATTGTTTGCAGAGATGGTATGGCTCATCAGTTGGGGGAAACACATCAGTATAGAGGAAAAAGGCATTGGCCTCATCGGCTGATTTCAG GGGCACTGCGCATTCCAAAAGTTAGCATACAAGCATGCCATTCAGGAAAGGAACCAAACAGAACACAGGGAAACACTTCAGAACTGATTACTGTTACTGAAAGAATAGATTCAGAAACTGAATTTATCATCTTAGCAAGCATTGGTATTTCAGAG GTAATGAGGAATCAAGAGGCAGTTGACTTAATCAGGCACATAGATGATCCTCAAGAAGCTGCTGAATCTTTAGCAAGGGAAGCTTTGGCAAGAATGAGCAAGAGCAATATTTCTTGCGTAGTTATTCGTTTTGATTAG
- the LOC110787368 gene encoding 60S ribosomal protein L14-1-like has protein sequence MPFKRYVEIGRVALVNYGKDYGQLVVIVDVLDQNRVLVDAPNRVRGQMNLKRLSLTDIKVEIEKSPNKKTLVKSMEDADVKNKWENSSWGRKLIVQKRRAALNDFDRFKIMVAKIKKSGEVRQELAKLKKQAA, from the exons ATG CCTTTCAAGAGATACGTGGAGATCGGAAGGGTTGCTCTTGTCAACTACGGAAAAGATTATGGCCAACTCGTCGTCATCGTTGATGTTCTTGACCAGAACAGA GTTCTAGTTGATGCTCCTAACAGGGTTAGAGGTCAAATGAACTTGAAGAGGCTCTCTTTGACCGACATCAAGGTCGAGATTGAGAAGTCACCAAACAAGAAGACCCTCGTCAAATCTATGGAGGATGCTG ATGTTAAGAACAAGTGGGAGAACAGTTCATGGGGAAGGAAATTGATTGTCCAGAAGAGAAGAGCTGCTCTTAATGACTTTGACAGATTCAAGATCATGGTGGCCAAGATCAAG AAATCTGGTGAAGTGAGGCAGGAGCTTGCTAAGTTGAAGAAACAGGCTGCATAA